The proteins below come from a single uncultured Carboxylicivirga sp. genomic window:
- a CDS encoding DUF4861 family protein → MKSLLSAIVLVSISLSAFAQNMTDASLFMRSDSLQTNLVQDESGDIYKAIGHHGPAVENEWMAIRLYFNNRATSIDVYNKQKKGLELKKALWYPTEKEQKKGLGADYYKVGATVGLGGVRLWDGEKEVMLAPVSNRIAKVKKEGNFSQMEMISKDVPYKGKKIDVLVRVTAYSGLREMKVEAFAFSEDDVQFVTGINYFEGQTVEIKDNYIITWGLHPEDVAAESIKVGAAIMINRDDFEKTVDDGKQHLFVSKPCKYISSWITSTIEKDKKLGTLDSFRNYVSKL, encoded by the coding sequence ATGAAATCACTATTATCAGCAATTGTACTTGTTTCAATAAGCCTATCTGCATTTGCGCAAAATATGACTGATGCCAGTTTGTTTATGCGAAGCGATTCTCTACAAACCAATTTGGTTCAGGATGAATCCGGCGATATCTACAAAGCCATCGGACATCATGGTCCAGCTGTAGAGAACGAATGGATGGCTATACGTTTATATTTCAATAACAGGGCTACATCTATTGATGTTTATAACAAACAAAAGAAAGGTTTGGAACTAAAAAAAGCTCTTTGGTATCCAACCGAAAAAGAACAAAAAAAAGGCTTAGGTGCCGATTATTATAAAGTTGGTGCCACAGTTGGCTTAGGCGGAGTACGTTTATGGGATGGCGAAAAAGAAGTTATGCTAGCTCCCGTCTCTAATCGAATTGCAAAAGTAAAAAAAGAGGGAAATTTCTCTCAAATGGAAATGATTTCGAAAGACGTTCCATACAAAGGGAAAAAGATTGATGTATTAGTTAGAGTTACAGCCTACAGTGGTTTAAGAGAAATGAAAGTAGAAGCTTTTGCATTCTCAGAAGATGATGTTCAATTCGTTACAGGTATTAACTATTTCGAAGGTCAAACCGTTGAAATAAAAGATAATTATATAATAACATGGGGATTACACCCTGAAGATGTTGCAGCAGAATCAATTAAGGTTGGTGCTGCAATTATGATTAATCGTGATGATTTTGAAAAAACAGTTGACGATGGGAAACAACATCTATTTGTATCAAAACCATGCAAATACATTAGCAGCTGGATTACATCTACCATTGAGAAAGACAAAAAACTCGGAACTCTTGACTCTTTTAGAAACTATGTTTCAAAACTTTAA
- the rimO gene encoding 30S ribosomal protein S12 methylthiotransferase RimO yields MAKAKKVDVVTMGCSKNLVDSEFLIRQFKANNIQVAHDPEVPDSEVAIVNTCGFIGDAKEESIDTILEFVEAKKRGDIKQLYVMGCLSERYPGQLKKELPEVDKFFGKFNWKEIITEVGASYRRDLMNERSLTTPDHYAYLKISEGCNRTCSYCAIPLITGKHQSRKMEDLLDEAKRLADTGVKELQVIAQDLSFYGYDLYKEYRLPKLVDELAKINGIEWVRLHYAYPAGFPMDVLKVMNDNPKVCNYIDIALQHISDNMLELMRRNVRKSQTYKLIEEMRKQVPDIHLRTTFITGHPGETEQDFRELEDFVRDVRFERLGVFPYSHEEDTYAAKKYQDDIPEEVKQERADRIMEIQNGIATELNQEKIGKEMKVIVDREEGDFYIGRTEYDSPEVDQEVLLHKEENDALTIGAFYQVEITDAEDYDLFGVAKK; encoded by the coding sequence ATGGCGAAAGCTAAGAAAGTGGATGTGGTGACCATGGGGTGTTCGAAAAACCTGGTCGATAGTGAGTTTTTGATTCGTCAGTTTAAAGCCAATAATATTCAAGTGGCACATGATCCGGAAGTACCAGATAGTGAAGTAGCCATTGTAAATACATGTGGTTTTATTGGTGATGCAAAAGAAGAATCGATAGATACCATACTTGAATTTGTTGAGGCTAAAAAACGTGGTGATATCAAACAGCTTTATGTGATGGGTTGTTTGTCGGAGCGTTATCCTGGGCAATTAAAAAAGGAATTACCCGAAGTAGATAAATTTTTTGGTAAATTCAACTGGAAAGAAATTATTACAGAGGTAGGAGCCAGTTATCGTCGTGATTTGATGAATGAACGTTCGTTAACTACTCCAGATCATTATGCTTATCTTAAAATATCCGAAGGATGTAATCGTACTTGTAGTTACTGTGCTATTCCATTGATTACCGGAAAGCATCAGAGCCGTAAAATGGAAGATTTGCTCGATGAAGCAAAACGATTAGCAGATACAGGTGTGAAAGAATTACAGGTTATTGCACAGGACTTATCTTTTTACGGATATGATTTATATAAAGAGTATCGTTTGCCGAAGTTGGTTGATGAATTAGCTAAAATAAATGGTATTGAGTGGGTTCGCTTGCATTATGCATATCCAGCTGGTTTTCCAATGGATGTTTTGAAAGTGATGAATGATAATCCTAAGGTGTGTAATTATATTGATATTGCTTTGCAGCATATTTCAGATAATATGTTGGAATTGATGCGAAGAAATGTTCGTAAAAGTCAGACTTATAAGCTAATTGAAGAAATGCGTAAGCAGGTGCCGGATATTCATCTTCGAACTACTTTTATAACGGGTCATCCGGGTGAAACTGAACAAGATTTCAGAGAATTGGAAGACTTTGTTAGAGATGTGCGTTTTGAGCGTTTGGGAGTATTCCCTTATTCTCACGAGGAGGATACTTATGCTGCAAAAAAGTACCAGGATGATATTCCAGAAGAAGTGAAGCAGGAGCGAGCTGATCGTATTATGGAAATTCAGAATGGAATTGCTACTGAATTAAACCAAGAGAAGATTGGTAAGGAGATGAAAGTAATTGTTGATCGTGAAGAAGGTGATTTTTATATCGGGCGTACTGAATATGATTCTCCTGAAGTTGATCAGGAAGTTTTACTTCATAAAGAAGAAAATGACGCATTAACTATTGGTGCTTTTTATCAGGTTGAGATAACTGATGCTGAAGATTATGATTTATTTGGCGTAGCTAAAAAATAA
- the ftsY gene encoding signal recognition particle-docking protein FtsY translates to MGIFGSFTKAKKESLDKGLAKTKESVLKKLTRAVVGKTRVDDDVLDELEEVLITSDVGVDTTLKIIERIEARVSKDKFMGTNELNDILREEIAELLAENSSDKPIDFELPESSNPYVIMVVGVNGVGKTTTIGKLASKFKAAGKKVVLGAADTFRAAAIDQLVVWAERVDVPIVKQNMGSDPASVAYDTLSSAKNNNADVVIIDTAGRLHNKVNLMNELSKVKRVMQKIVPDAPHEVLLVLDGSTGQNAFEQAKQFTLATEVSSLAITKLDGTAKGGVVIGVSDQFSIPVKYIGIGEGIDDLQVFDRNEFVDSLFR, encoded by the coding sequence ATGGGTATTTTTGGAAGTTTTACCAAGGCAAAGAAAGAAAGTCTTGACAAAGGTTTAGCCAAAACTAAAGAGAGTGTTCTTAAAAAACTAACCCGTGCTGTGGTTGGTAAAACCAGAGTTGATGATGATGTACTTGACGAATTGGAGGAAGTACTGATTACATCTGACGTGGGAGTTGATACCACTCTAAAAATTATTGAAAGAATAGAAGCTCGTGTATCTAAAGATAAATTTATGGGTACAAATGAGCTAAATGATATTCTACGTGAGGAAATTGCTGAACTTTTAGCTGAAAATTCTTCTGATAAGCCCATTGATTTTGAACTTCCGGAATCAAGCAATCCATATGTAATAATGGTTGTTGGTGTAAATGGTGTGGGTAAAACTACTACTATTGGGAAGTTAGCAAGTAAATTTAAGGCTGCCGGTAAAAAAGTAGTACTGGGTGCTGCTGATACTTTTCGCGCTGCGGCCATCGATCAATTAGTGGTTTGGGCCGAACGTGTTGATGTTCCTATTGTAAAACAAAACATGGGTTCCGATCCTGCTTCTGTAGCTTACGATACTTTATCATCAGCCAAGAATAATAATGCCGATGTTGTGATTATTGATACAGCGGGTCGTTTGCATAATAAAGTCAACTTAATGAATGAGTTGAGTAAGGTGAAACGCGTAATGCAAAAAATTGTACCAGATGCTCCACACGAAGTGTTGTTAGTGTTGGATGGATCAACCGGGCAGAATGCATTTGAGCAAGCAAAACAATTTACCTTGGCAACTGAAGTTTCGTCACTGGCTATTACCAAATTAGATGGAACGGCTAAAGGGGGTGTTGTGATTGGTGTTTCTGATCAATTTAGTATTCCTGTGAAATACATCGGAATAGGGGAAGGAATTGATGATTTACAAGTGTTTGACCGAAACGAATTTGTTGATTCTTTATTCAGATAA
- a CDS encoding DUF4295 domain-containing protein: MAKKSVASLQKGEGKGHTKVIKMVKSEKSGAYSFREEIVPNEMTKEFFKK; this comes from the coding sequence ATGGCAAAGAAATCAGTTGCATCGTTGCAAAAAGGTGAAGGTAAAGGTCACACTAAAGTGATCAAAATGGTAAAATCTGAAAAATCAGGAGCTTATTCGTTCCGTGAGGAGATTGTACCTAATGAAATGACCAAAGAGTTTTTCAAAAAATAA
- the rpmG gene encoding 50S ribosomal protein L33, with the protein MAKKAKGNRVQVILECTEHKESGQPGTSRYITVKNRKNTPDRMELKKYNPILKRVTLHREIK; encoded by the coding sequence ATGGCTAAAAAGGCAAAAGGTAATCGCGTTCAGGTGATTCTTGAGTGTACAGAGCACAAAGAGAGTGGACAACCAGGAACTAGCCGCTATATTACCGTAAAGAACAGAAAAAATACTCCTGATCGTATGGAGTTGAAGAAATATAATCCGATTTTGAAGCGTGTAACTTTACATCGCGAAATCAAATAA
- the rpmB gene encoding 50S ribosomal protein L28, with the protein MSRVCQITGKSFMVGNNVSHSKRRTKRRFDINLFKKKFYLPEEERWVSLRVSAAGLRMINKVGVSAALKGAKEKGFITNY; encoded by the coding sequence ATGTCAAGAGTATGTCAAATAACTGGTAAATCATTCATGGTGGGAAATAATGTTTCTCACTCGAAAAGAAGAACCAAGAGAAGATTCGATATCAATCTTTTCAAGAAGAAATTTTACTTGCCTGAAGAAGAACGTTGGGTAAGTCTTAGAGTGTCTGCAGCTGGGTTGCGCATGATCAACAAAGTTGGTGTAAGTGCAGCATTAAAAGGTGCGAAGGAAAAAGGATTTATTACAAACTATTAA
- a CDS encoding competence/damage-inducible protein A, with translation MNLEIITIGNELLIGQVVDTNSAWMGQELNKEGFDITRITSVQDTDEAITSSLNEALSRVDIVLMTGGLGPTKDDITKQTLADYFDTKLIFNQEVFDNVCTLLKGRVKNINELNRGQAYVPEKCTVINNPVGTAPVMWFEKEGKVIVSMPGVPGEMKHAVANEIIPRLKDRFETLHIIHKTVLVFNIPEAVLAEQLSNWEETIPDYISLAYLPSPGKIRLRLTAKSKNESKAQEDIQRLVEDLYKIVGDNIFAEEDKPVHELLGELLKQNGKTVSTAESCTGGYIGHLLTSIPGSSAYFRGGIIAYENDVKARLLGVSSDDLNQYGAVSQPVVEQMALGAKTALGTDYAIATSGIAGPDGGTEDKPVGTVWIAIAGDFGVISKKYQFGKMRDRNIHRSADTGMVMLFQHLNKS, from the coding sequence ATGAATCTTGAAATAATCACTATCGGGAATGAATTGTTGATCGGTCAGGTAGTTGATACTAACTCAGCCTGGATGGGACAAGAGCTCAATAAAGAAGGCTTTGATATTACCAGAATCACTTCGGTTCAGGATACGGATGAAGCTATCACATCAAGTTTAAATGAAGCTCTCAGTAGAGTTGATATTGTATTAATGACGGGTGGATTAGGACCAACAAAAGATGATATTACTAAACAAACATTAGCCGATTATTTCGATACAAAATTGATTTTTAATCAAGAAGTATTTGACAATGTTTGCACTTTGTTGAAAGGAAGGGTTAAAAATATTAATGAACTTAATAGGGGCCAGGCATATGTGCCAGAAAAATGTACGGTAATAAATAATCCGGTTGGAACAGCGCCGGTAATGTGGTTCGAAAAAGAAGGTAAGGTTATTGTTTCAATGCCAGGAGTTCCGGGCGAGATGAAACATGCCGTTGCTAACGAAATTATACCTCGATTAAAAGATAGATTCGAAACGTTGCATATCATTCATAAAACGGTTCTGGTTTTTAACATCCCAGAGGCTGTTTTAGCTGAACAATTGAGTAATTGGGAAGAGACGATTCCTGATTATATTTCATTAGCTTATTTGCCCTCACCAGGAAAGATTCGTCTGCGTTTAACGGCAAAAAGCAAAAATGAAAGTAAGGCTCAGGAAGATATTCAAAGGTTAGTGGAAGATCTTTATAAAATAGTAGGGGATAATATTTTTGCAGAAGAAGATAAACCAGTTCATGAATTGTTGGGAGAGTTACTAAAACAAAATGGGAAAACCGTTTCAACAGCCGAAAGTTGTACCGGAGGATATATCGGTCATCTTTTGACAAGTATTCCTGGAAGTTCTGCTTATTTCAGGGGTGGTATCATCGCATATGAAAATGATGTGAAAGCTCGGTTATTAGGAGTTAGTAGTGATGATTTAAACCAATATGGAGCTGTGAGTCAGCCTGTGGTTGAACAAATGGCTTTAGGGGCAAAAACAGCATTGGGTACCGATTATGCTATTGCTACATCGGGTATTGCAGGCCCTGATGGAGGAACTGAAGATAAACCGGTAGGAACCGTTTGGATTGCTATTGCTGGAGATTTTGGTGTTATTAGCAAAAAATATCAGTTCGGTAAAATGCGTGATAGAAATATCCATCGATCAGCCGATACGGGCATGGTAATGTTGTTTCAGCATCTTAATAAATCGTAA
- a CDS encoding M48 family metallopeptidase yields the protein MTSEIMYYLIIAILVIQFMFDQWMEWLNKKKWQANLPAELIGIYDAEKYRKQHNYRKANYGFGVLSDTFSFVVMLVFLMAGGFALVNGWVMNWSQNSIIQSLLFFAIIGLGSSIIGIPFSIYGTFVIEERFGFNKTTPKTFVLDLIKSTLVSALIGGPLLAVIMWIYAVAGSYFWLYSWMVSSAFMIFMTMFYTSLILPLFNKQTPLEDGELREAIEKFSQKAGFKLDNVFVMDGSKRSTKANAFFSGLGAKKRIVLYDTLVNDLQIDEIVAVLAHEVGHYKLKHTMWGTLTGVLQTGVILFVFGLVVGSPILSQALGVEEANFHIGILAFGLLYSPVSFITGIVMSVVSRKNEYAADGYAASFQLGDQLISALKTISVNALSNLTPHPLYVFFHYSHPPLLERIKAIRNK from the coding sequence ATGACTTCAGAAATAATGTACTATCTTATCATTGCCATTTTAGTGATTCAATTTATGTTTGATCAATGGATGGAGTGGTTAAATAAAAAAAAATGGCAAGCTAATTTACCTGCAGAACTGATTGGTATTTATGATGCAGAGAAGTATCGTAAACAGCACAATTACCGAAAAGCCAATTATGGATTTGGTGTGTTGAGCGATACATTTAGTTTTGTGGTTATGCTTGTTTTTTTGATGGCGGGTGGCTTTGCACTTGTTAATGGATGGGTCATGAATTGGAGTCAAAACAGTATTATTCAGTCATTATTGTTCTTTGCTATTATTGGATTAGGCTCAAGTATTATTGGAATTCCTTTTAGTATTTACGGAACATTTGTTATTGAAGAGCGCTTTGGATTCAATAAAACTACTCCTAAAACTTTTGTTCTAGATCTTATCAAGTCAACTTTGGTTTCTGCATTAATAGGTGGGCCATTGTTAGCTGTAATAATGTGGATTTATGCAGTTGCGGGTTCTTATTTTTGGTTATATTCATGGATGGTATCAAGTGCTTTCATGATTTTTATGACTATGTTTTATACTTCGTTGATATTACCATTATTTAATAAGCAAACTCCTTTGGAGGATGGTGAATTACGAGAGGCAATAGAAAAATTTTCGCAAAAAGCAGGTTTTAAGCTTGATAATGTATTTGTGATGGACGGATCGAAACGTAGTACCAAAGCAAATGCTTTTTTTAGTGGATTGGGAGCTAAAAAACGTATCGTATTATACGATACATTGGTAAATGATTTGCAAATAGATGAAATTGTTGCTGTTTTGGCACATGAAGTAGGGCACTATAAGCTAAAACACACAATGTGGGGAACACTGACTGGAGTGCTTCAAACAGGTGTTATCCTTTTTGTTTTTGGTTTAGTCGTTGGTTCGCCAATTTTGTCGCAGGCATTAGGAGTTGAGGAAGCGAACTTTCATATAGGAATACTTGCATTTGGATTATTGTATTCGCCTGTTTCATTTATAACGGGTATTGTTATGTCGGTTGTGTCGCGTAAAAACGAATATGCAGCTGATGGTTATGCTGCTTCTTTCCAATTGGGAGATCAATTGATAAGTGCCTTAAAAACAATATCAGTAAATGCATTAAGTAATTTAACGCCGCATCCATTGTATGTGTTCTTCCATTACTCGCATCCGCCATTGTTGGAACGCATAAAAGCAATTCGAAACAAATAA
- a CDS encoding lactonase family protein, whose protein sequence is MMKNFLFVSFVALLLMSACKNSANKEGVHSDVFFLGTYTEGASEGIYKYELNKDGSIKALGLMAKAANPSYLAFSSDKKVLFAVDEVNRDSTGEVRSYSVEDDTLKLISTATSGGAHPCHVSVSKEGHVVVANYTGGSVGWLSATSDGLLSNLLSVSQHEGSGPTDRQLTPHAHSAWFVGDDIISCDLGTDELWIYDNLFTLKQKVELNPGSGPRHLCVNPNGQWIYVVNELNNTVTRVEKTSNGWIAKESISTLPNDFEGYSFCADIHISSDGKFVYASNRGHNSIAIFSVGEGGLLTLIANESVRGDHPRNFALSPDEKFLLVANKDTENIVVFERNVETGLLSYVSEIKALSPVCILFE, encoded by the coding sequence ATGATGAAGAATTTTTTGTTTGTATCGTTTGTTGCACTATTATTAATGTCTGCATGTAAGAATTCAGCGAATAAGGAAGGTGTGCATTCTGATGTGTTTTTTTTGGGAACTTATACCGAAGGAGCTAGTGAAGGTATTTATAAATATGAACTTAATAAAGACGGTAGCATTAAGGCTTTAGGATTAATGGCCAAAGCAGCTAATCCTTCATATTTAGCTTTTAGTTCTGATAAAAAAGTGCTTTTTGCTGTTGATGAAGTAAATCGGGATAGTACAGGAGAAGTCAGATCGTATAGCGTTGAAGATGATACTTTAAAGTTAATATCAACTGCTACAAGTGGAGGTGCTCACCCTTGCCATGTGAGCGTAAGCAAAGAAGGACATGTTGTTGTAGCTAACTATACCGGAGGAAGTGTTGGATGGCTATCGGCAACAAGTGATGGACTACTATCAAATCTGTTATCAGTATCGCAGCACGAAGGTTCTGGCCCAACTGATCGTCAGTTAACTCCTCATGCTCATTCGGCCTGGTTTGTAGGGGATGATATTATTAGTTGCGATTTGGGTACGGATGAATTATGGATTTACGATAATCTGTTTACACTGAAACAAAAAGTTGAGTTAAATCCTGGATCAGGACCTCGTCATTTATGTGTAAATCCTAATGGGCAATGGATTTATGTGGTGAATGAATTGAATAATACTGTAACCAGAGTAGAGAAAACGTCAAACGGGTGGATCGCGAAGGAAAGTATATCAACACTGCCAAATGATTTTGAAGGCTATAGTTTTTGTGCTGATATTCATATTTCAAGTGATGGTAAATTTGTGTATGCTTCAAATCGTGGGCACAATAGTATTGCCATATTTTCGGTAGGAGAAGGAGGTTTGTTGACATTAATTGCCAATGAATCCGTGAGAGGTGATCATCCTCGTAATTTTGCATTATCACCCGATGAAAAATTCTTATTGGTGGCTAACAAAGACACTGAAAATATTGTTGTTTTTGAGCGCAATGTAGAGACTGGTTTGCTTTCGTATGTTAGTGAAATTAAGGCGTTATCACCAGTGTGCATATTGTTTGAGTAA
- a CDS encoding MFS transporter, producing the protein MQSLRQLNQTERKAFKYHIFYSIMEGVANGALVLNEFIFIKSLQGSNVQLAFLFQFSMVVFLFAMLANEVMRRYANRKKFLRISGIITRLPLVGFALFPNVHGEGLDPIYHYLFLGVFLLFYTSKITVIPSINQYLKGNYRHENFGKLFGYATTVNKVAIMSSTFLTGLLLDIDPNSYRWFYPVVGIFGVISVFQLTKMEFVQKFQAPTKPLWSALGDSFVRIWNILKINKPFRHIEYGFMMYGFAWMSTHAVITIFYKEALDLNYSSVAFYNNAFNLVAITFLPLFGKLIGSRDPRRFAIITFGALMLFIIFTALTEHLQFHIDILGLKIYYVLLIAVFFNGIFMGSMPILWGIGSSYFCKSDEAADYQSVHLFLTGLRAAAAPIIGIQLYEFLGFGTAFAFGVVFLIVAIMFMIYSERFFPRKQEY; encoded by the coding sequence ATGCAATCACTTAGGCAATTAAATCAAACAGAACGAAAGGCTTTTAAATACCATATTTTCTACAGTATAATGGAAGGTGTGGCGAATGGAGCATTGGTGCTTAACGAGTTTATCTTTATTAAGTCATTACAAGGTTCAAACGTTCAGCTTGCCTTTCTGTTTCAATTTAGCATGGTAGTGTTTTTGTTTGCCATGTTGGCCAATGAAGTGATGCGTAGATATGCCAACCGCAAAAAGTTTTTGCGTATTTCAGGTATTATAACCCGATTGCCTTTGGTGGGGTTTGCTTTATTTCCGAATGTACATGGCGAAGGACTTGATCCTATTTATCATTACTTGTTCCTAGGAGTCTTTCTTTTGTTTTACACCTCAAAAATTACCGTAATTCCGTCCATTAATCAGTATCTAAAAGGTAATTATCGTCACGAGAATTTCGGAAAGCTTTTTGGTTATGCAACCACTGTAAATAAAGTGGCGATTATGTCATCCACTTTTCTAACGGGCTTATTACTCGATATCGATCCGAATTCATATCGTTGGTTTTATCCGGTAGTTGGCATCTTTGGGGTGATTTCAGTTTTTCAGTTAACTAAAATGGAGTTTGTACAAAAGTTTCAAGCTCCAACAAAACCATTGTGGTCAGCTTTAGGTGATTCTTTTGTTCGGATTTGGAACATCTTAAAGATCAATAAACCATTTCGACATATTGAATATGGTTTTATGATGTATGGTTTTGCCTGGATGAGTACCCATGCTGTTATTACCATTTTTTATAAAGAAGCACTGGACTTGAATTATTCCTCGGTAGCATTTTATAACAATGCATTTAATTTGGTGGCGATTACTTTTCTTCCTTTGTTTGGTAAGCTTATTGGAAGTCGCGATCCCCGACGATTCGCTATTATTACCTTTGGAGCTCTTATGTTGTTCATCATTTTTACAGCTTTAACAGAGCATCTTCAGTTTCATATCGATATTTTAGGACTCAAAATATACTATGTTCTTCTGATAGCGGTTTTCTTCAATGGAATTTTTATGGGAAGTATGCCTATACTTTGGGGTATAGGAAGTAGCTATTTTTGCAAATCTGATGAAGCTGCCGATTATCAATCGGTACATTTGTTTCTTACTGGATTAAGGGCTGCAGCGGCTCCCATAATAGGTATTCAATTATACGAGTTTTTAGGCTTTGGCACAGCTTTTGCTTTTGGTGTTGTATTCTTGATAGTGGCAATTATGTTCATGATCTATTCTGAGCGTTTTTTTCCTCGAAAGCAAGAATATTGA
- a CDS encoding M81 family metallopeptidase codes for MKKTGIGLFLVALLASCGVSNKADKKLPRVAIAGLAIESSTFSPAQSDVKAFRTRRGEDIYSYYPFMDADSATRKRAEYFPTLRGHAIPGGIVTRETYDTLVNETLALLKQNLPYDGLFFDIHGAMSVVGLDDPEGDFIQKVRDVVGYDCVISTSMDLHGNVSWRLAENTDLMTCYRMAPHEDALDTKKRALVNLLDRLESGKGKPAYKAWIPVPILLPGEKTSTRIEPGKSLYAKVPTIADQEGVVDAAIWVGYAWADEPRNRAYVMVTGDDKQKVTKGAEYLAKAFWDVRDQFEFVAPVATLEESLDMAVKSQKKPFIISDTGDNPTAGGAGDVTWTLTEILKRPEFKKANGPHLIYASIPGPDFVAKALEIGEGGKIDAVAGAKVDSRYAPPVRLNGTIKKIVKGDKNADVEVVVRVGSVDVIVTGRRKPYHYEKDFTSLGLYPREADIVVVKIGYLVPELYNMRGDWVMALTPGGVDQDLERLGHKRIHRPMYPLDKDMDDPDLSAQLVPVSGSEK; via the coding sequence ATGAAGAAAACAGGGATTGGTTTATTCCTTGTGGCATTATTGGCAAGCTGTGGTGTTTCCAATAAAGCCGACAAGAAATTACCGCGCGTAGCTATTGCCGGTTTGGCTATAGAATCAAGTACATTTTCACCGGCACAGTCCGATGTAAAAGCTTTTAGAACGCGCAGAGGAGAAGATATTTATTCGTATTATCCGTTTATGGATGCAGATTCGGCAACACGTAAACGAGCAGAGTATTTTCCAACATTGCGCGGGCATGCTATTCCGGGTGGTATTGTTACGCGCGAAACGTATGATACATTGGTAAACGAAACACTGGCGCTTCTTAAGCAGAATCTTCCTTATGATGGACTTTTCTTTGATATTCACGGTGCAATGAGTGTGGTTGGTCTGGATGATCCTGAAGGAGATTTTATTCAGAAAGTTAGGGATGTGGTAGGATACGATTGTGTGATTTCTACTTCGATGGATTTGCATGGGAATGTTTCGTGGCGATTGGCTGAAAATACCGATTTAATGACTTGCTATCGTATGGCACCCCACGAAGATGCTTTAGATACAAAAAAGAGAGCATTGGTAAATCTACTGGATCGTTTGGAATCTGGTAAAGGAAAACCCGCTTACAAAGCATGGATTCCGGTGCCTATTTTATTACCTGGTGAAAAAACAAGTACACGAATTGAACCGGGTAAGAGTTTATATGCAAAAGTTCCAACCATTGCCGATCAGGAAGGTGTGGTTGATGCGGCTATTTGGGTAGGATATGCCTGGGCAGATGAACCACGTAACCGTGCATATGTAATGGTAACCGGTGATGACAAACAAAAAGTAACGAAAGGAGCTGAGTATTTAGCCAAAGCATTTTGGGATGTAAGAGATCAATTTGAATTTGTGGCACCTGTTGCAACTTTGGAAGAGAGTTTGGATATGGCTGTTAAAAGCCAAAAGAAGCCATTTATAATAAGTGATACAGGTGATAATCCAACAGCGGGTGGAGCAGGGGATGTAACCTGGACATTAACGGAAATATTAAAACGGCCCGAATTTAAAAAAGCAAATGGACCTCACTTGATTTATGCTTCCATTCCCGGACCAGACTTTGTTGCTAAAGCGCTTGAAATTGGAGAAGGAGGTAAGATTGATGCAGTTGCAGGAGCAAAGGTGGATAGTCGTTATGCTCCGCCGGTTAGACTAAACGGAACTATTAAAAAAATTGTAAAAGGTGATAAAAATGCCGATGTGGAAGTGGTAGTTCGGGTAGGCAGTGTTGATGTTATTGTAACCGGACGTCGTAAACCGTATCATTACGAAAAAGACTTTACTAGTCTTGGTTTGTACCCTCGCGAAGCTGATATAGTTGTAGTTAAAATTGGGTATTTAGTTCCTGAACTATACAATATGCGTGGCGATTGGGTAATGGCTTTAACGCCAGGAGGTGTTGATCAGGACTTAGAACGATTGGGTCACAAACGTATTCATCGTCCGATGTATCCTTTAGATAAAGATATGGATGATCCGGACCTAAGTGCACAGCTAGTGCCTGTTTCGGGTTCTGAGAAATAA